A part of Methanobrevibacter oralis genomic DNA contains:
- a CDS encoding uracil-xanthine permease family protein — translation MVEENSNMILGVADKPSTLRWILLAIQHVCAMFGATILVPIVVNTTAGADILSIPVALVSSGIGTLIYIICTRNRSPVYLGSSFAFITPMVAGYAIGGTGSVFTALMIVGIVYMIIALIIHLSGPGWINKLLPPVVVGPMIMVIGLSLAPTAISEIGLNLTTVQLNNILVAFVSFLTTAIIAIHGKGIIRVIPFLLGIIVGYVVAAVLGMVDFSQALTASIVEVPKFYLPFMHYDLNFAAVLTIVPIALVTMVEHVGDHKVLSEIIGRDLIEDPGLNKTLLGDGLATFLAAVLGGPANTTYGENTSVVGMTRVASVYVIGLAAIIAIVFAFSGHLTALLTAIPAPVLGGISVLLYGFICVNGLKILINNQVDFNNTKNIVIAATMLVLGLGGATLSIVDGNLSIAISGMSLAAIVGIILNLGIPEEKHE, via the coding sequence ATGGTTGAAGAAAATAGTAATATGATATTAGGTGTTGCTGATAAGCCATCTACACTTAGATGGATTTTACTTGCTATTCAGCATGTATGTGCAATGTTCGGAGCTACAATTTTGGTTCCAATTGTTGTCAATACAACGGCTGGAGCAGATATCTTGTCAATTCCGGTAGCATTAGTATCATCAGGTATAGGTACGTTAATTTACATTATTTGTACTCGTAATAGAAGTCCAGTTTATCTGGGAAGTTCTTTTGCATTCATCACTCCAATGGTTGCAGGATATGCAATAGGAGGTACTGGAAGTGTATTCACTGCACTGATGATTGTAGGTATAGTTTATATGATTATTGCTTTGATAATCCATCTTTCTGGTCCTGGTTGGATTAATAAGTTATTGCCTCCTGTTGTTGTAGGTCCAATGATTATGGTTATTGGTTTATCACTTGCTCCAACAGCTATTTCTGAAATTGGATTAAATTTAACAACTGTCCAATTGAACAATATATTGGTTGCATTTGTTTCATTTTTAACAACTGCAATTATTGCGATTCATGGAAAAGGAATTATAAGGGTTATTCCATTTTTATTAGGCATTATTGTAGGTTATGTTGTAGCGGCAGTATTGGGGATGGTTGATTTTTCACAAGCTTTAACAGCAAGTATTGTTGAAGTTCCAAAATTCTATCTGCCATTTATGCATTATGATTTAAACTTTGCAGCAGTTTTAACTATTGTTCCAATTGCTTTAGTAACAATGGTGGAGCATGTAGGTGACCATAAAGTATTAAGTGAAATTATTGGCCGTGATTTAATCGAAGATCCGGGACTTAATAAGACCCTTCTTGGTGATGGTCTTGCAACATTTCTAGCAGCAGTTCTTGGAGGTCCAGCAAATACGACATATGGAGAAAACACCTCTGTTGTAGGAATGACCAGAGTTGCATCAGTTTATGTAATTGGTCTTGCAGCTATAATAGCTATTGTATTTGCATTTTCAGGTCATTTAACGGCACTACTTACAGCTATTCCGGCACCAGTATTGGGAGGCATATCTGTTTTATTATATGGTTTTATTTGTGTAAATGGTCTTAAGATTTTAATCAATAATCAAGTGGATTTTAATAATACTAAAAATATTGTAATAGCAGCTACTATGTTAGTTTTAGGTTTAGGTGGTGCTACATTATCTATTGTTGATGGTAATTTATCTATAGCCATTTCTGGAATGTCTCTTGCAGCTATTGTTGGAATTATTCTTAACTTAGGAATTCCGGAGGAAAAACATGAATGA
- the upp gene encoding uracil phosphoribosyltransferase, giving the protein MNEFVLNHPLITHKLAILRDVNTGTKEFRELVSEISAILCYEAMSDAKLEEVTIETPLEKMDTRMLNEKNYAIVPILRAGMGMIDGIINVIPNAKIGHIGLYRDEESLEPIEYYYKMPEEIADKEVLIIDPMLATGGSASATISRLKQDGVSKIKLLCIVAAPQGIKRIEEDHCDVKIFCATVDRQLNDDAYILPGLGDAGDRVYGTK; this is encoded by the coding sequence ATGAATGAATTTGTACTTAATCATCCATTGATAACTCATAAATTAGCTATTTTACGTGATGTTAATACTGGAACTAAGGAATTTCGTGAACTTGTTTCTGAAATATCTGCTATTTTATGTTATGAGGCAATGAGTGATGCAAAACTTGAAGAAGTAACTATCGAAACTCCATTGGAAAAAATGGATACTAGAATGTTAAATGAGAAAAATTATGCAATTGTACCAATTTTAAGAGCAGGTATGGGTATGATAGATGGAATTATTAATGTAATTCCAAATGCAAAAATAGGACACATTGGCCTTTATCGTGATGAAGAATCATTGGAACCTATTGAATACTACTATAAAATGCCTGAAGAAATCGCTGATAAAGAAGTTTTAATCATAGATCCAATGTTGGCAACTGGTGGAAGTGCATCAGCTACGATTTCCAGATTGAAACAAGATGGTGTTTCTAAAATTAAATTATTATGTATTGTTGCTGCTCCTCAAGGTATCAAACGCATTGAAGAAGATCACTGTGATGTTAAAATCTTCTGTGCTACTGTTGATAGGCAATTAAACGATGATGCTTACATTCTTCCGGGTCTTGGAGATGCTGGGGACAGAGTTTATGGAACTAAATAA